The window GCAATACCCTCAAAGCCTTTTATTCTGTAATAAAAACTTGCGACCAATATATCCGCTTTGCTTTTTTGACGGGAGTTACAAAGTTCAGTAAGGTAAGTATCTCTAGCGACTTAAATAATCTGCAAGATATAAGTATGCTCAATGACTATGCTGAAATATGCGGATTGACTCAAGCCGAGATAGAAAAAACCTTTAAGCCTGAAATAGAAAGACTGGCGAAGAACACCAAAAACAGCTATGATAAAATGCTTGAAGAATTAAAAAAGCGGTACGACGGCTATAAGTTCAGTGTTTTAGGAGAATCTGTCTATAACCCATTTAGCATATTAAATACTTTCAACTCTGGTGAATTAAAAAACTATTGGTTTGCAACAGGCACACCAACCTTTTTGGTAAATTATCTAAAAGCTGCTCATTATAATATTCCAGACTTAGATGGAAAGGTAGAGCTTGATGAGTCCATGCTGAATGAATATAGAGCCGATGCAAAAGACCCCATACCTATACTTTTTCAATCGGGTTATTTAACGATAAAAGAATACATAGAAGAAGTTAATATGTATCGCTTAGGCTTTCCGAATGATGAGGTACGTTATAGCTTTTTAGAAAATCTTGTACCTGCCTATTCTTCGCTTAGAGCCGATGAAACGGGAGTTTCAATATGGAAATTTGTAGAAGACATAAGGGCCGGGAATGTGGATGATTTTATGGATAGGATGCAGGCTATAATAGCCGGTGTGCCTTACGATAATCTTCCAAAAGATAAACTTAAATTGAGAGAGCAAAACTACCAGACTGCCGTTTACCTAATCTTTAAACTTATGGGGCAATTTGTGCAAACGGAAATACACTGTTTAAAAGGCAGAGCCGATTGTATAGTGCACACTAAAGATTCCATATACATCTTTGAGTTTAAGTTGATGAGTGCAGGTACGGCAGAAGATGCAATAGTCCAAATAAAAGAAAATGGCTATGCCGCTCAATTTAAGACAAGCAGCAAAAAGATAATTCTGATAGGTTCGAGTTTTAATGAGGAGGAAAGGACTATCGGCGAATGGAAGACGGAAGAACTTTAAGCAATTAAAAATCTGTAAGAAGGACAATTTATAGAAAAATCATAAAACAAAAAAGCTGCCCAAGCATTTGAACTTGGACAGCTTTTTAATTATCGGTTTAAAGTAAAAGACTTATTTTGTCTTTAAATATTCGTTAATTGCAGCAGCGGCTTTTCGGCCTTCGCCCATTGCAAGAATTACGGTAGCAGCACCTAAAACAATGTCGCCGCCTGCCCAAACTCCCTCGATTGAGGTTTTTTGGTTTTCGTCAACAACGATATTTCCTTTTTTGGTAACTTCCAAACCATGACTTGTTTGAGCCATAAGGGGGTTGGAGTCGTTTCCGAGGGCAACAATTACGGCATCTACCTTTATTTGATGCTCGGTCCCGGGCTTTGCTACAGGCTTTCTTCTGCCGGATTCATCGGGTTCGCCCAATTCATAGTCTAAAACTTCTATTGCACAAACCTTTCCTTCTTTATCTCCGATTATTCTTGTGGGGTTTTGAAGGAAGCAGAACTCTACGCCTTCTTCCTCGGCGTGGGCAACTTCTTCGATTCGGGCCGGCATTTCTGCACGGGTTCGGCGGTAGATACAGTAAACCTTCTTACAGCCAAGGCGGTAGCCCATTCTTGCAGCATCCATAGCAACGTTTCCGCCTCCGATTACGGCCAAGGTTTCAGCCTCATAAAGAGGAGTATCGGAGTGTTCTGCATCATAGGCTTTCATAAGGTTGGCCCGTGTCAGGTATTCGTTTGCACTAAAAACACCGATTAGGTTTTCGCCTTCAATTCCCATAAATTTGGGAAGACCGGCACCGGTTCCGATGAAGGCGGCATCATATCCGTCTTCTTTTAAAAGCTGCTCAAGGGTTTCGGTTCTTCCTACCAAGAAGTTGGTTTTGAATTCAACGCCCATCTTTTCGAGGTTTTCGACTTCCTTTGCAACGATTTCTTTCGGCAAGCGGAATTCGGGGATTCCGTAAACCATAACGCCGCCTGTTTTGTGGAAGGCTTCAAAGACTGTTACCGAGTGGCCTTCCCTGCGGACATCTGCTGCAACAGTCAAACCGGCAGGGCCTGAACCGATGATAGCAACTTTTTTTCCGGTTTCGGGAGCAACGGGCGGAATGGTAATCTTATTATTGTTTCTTTCCCAGTCGGCGACAAAGCGTTCAAGACGGCCGATGGCTACAGCCTGTTCCGTGGATTTGAGCATCTTACCTACAGTACAAAAAGCTTGGCACTGCTTTTCTTGTGGACAAACGCGTCCGCAAATTGCAGGTAAGAGGTTTGTTGTTTTTATAATATCGACAGCCTTTTTATAATCGCCTTTTTGGATTTCGGCAATAAATTCGGGAATCGGTATACCTACGGGGCAGCCTTTAACGCAGGGCTTGTTTTTGCAGTTTAAGCATCTTTCCGCCTCAATGCGGGCCTGTTCATCAGTGTAGCCCATGGCAACCTCATTCATCAATGAGGCCCTTTTATGGGGATCGAGGGTCGGCATTTCCTGAATAGGAATCTGAGCCCTTTCTTTAGGGGTTAAGGTTTTGCCCTTTAAATCGGCCCAAAGCTGTTTGGCCCGATCTGAAAGATCTTCATGGGTTACATGTTTATGACATTCTTTATTTATATTTTCCATATTTTTCCGCTCCTTAATTAAAAATACCGGACTTGCACTTATGCCTATCCTGATCTTCGCGTCCGCGGAAGGCCTTCATTCTCATCATCATATTATCGAAGTCAACCTTGTGGGCGTCGAATTCGGGGCCGTCAACACATACGAACTTGATTTGATTGTCTACGGTTACACGGCAGCCGCCGCACATTCCCGTACCGTCAATCATAATCGTGTTAAGTGAAACCGTTGTTTTTATTCCGAATGGACGGGTGGTTTCGGCACAGAATTTCATCATTATGGGCGGGCCTATTGC of the Treponema denticola ATCC 35405 genome contains:
- a CDS encoding ATP-binding protein; translation: MDFDFSRKIPIGIQSFEDLRRKNFLYVDKTLYAFKLANLGKVYFLSRPRRFGKSLFLSTLKAYFLGQKELFKGLYIEKAEEKRAEIEKNEAWGEYPVFYLDFNVGRYDLDGALAESLDYFLKKEEKIYRLKNEGDSFGKRFQSLIETAYNKTGKQAVILVDEYDKPLLQTMGVNEALNEEYRNTLKAFYSVIKTCDQYIRFAFLTGVTKFSKVSISSDLNNLQDISMLNDYAEICGLTQAEIEKTFKPEIERLAKNTKNSYDKMLEELKKRYDGYKFSVLGESVYNPFSILNTFNSGELKNYWFATGTPTFLVNYLKAAHYNIPDLDGKVELDESMLNEYRADAKDPIPILFQSGYLTIKEYIEEVNMYRLGFPNDEVRYSFLENLVPAYSSLRADETGVSIWKFVEDIRAGNVDDFMDRMQAIIAGVPYDNLPKDKLKLREQNYQTAVYLIFKLMGQFVQTEIHCLKGRADCIVHTKDSIYIFEFKLMSAGTAEDAIVQIKENGYAAQFKTSSKKIILIGSSFNEEERTIGEWKTEEL
- the gltA gene encoding NADPH-dependent glutamate synthase gives rise to the protein MENINKECHKHVTHEDLSDRAKQLWADLKGKTLTPKERAQIPIQEMPTLDPHKRASLMNEVAMGYTDEQARIEAERCLNCKNKPCVKGCPVGIPIPEFIAEIQKGDYKKAVDIIKTTNLLPAICGRVCPQEKQCQAFCTVGKMLKSTEQAVAIGRLERFVADWERNNNKITIPPVAPETGKKVAIIGSGPAGLTVAADVRREGHSVTVFEAFHKTGGVMVYGIPEFRLPKEIVAKEVENLEKMGVEFKTNFLVGRTETLEQLLKEDGYDAAFIGTGAGLPKFMGIEGENLIGVFSANEYLTRANLMKAYDAEHSDTPLYEAETLAVIGGGNVAMDAARMGYRLGCKKVYCIYRRTRAEMPARIEEVAHAEEEGVEFCFLQNPTRIIGDKEGKVCAIEVLDYELGEPDESGRRKPVAKPGTEHQIKVDAVIVALGNDSNPLMAQTSHGLEVTKKGNIVVDENQKTSIEGVWAGGDIVLGAATVILAMGEGRKAAAAINEYLKTK